A part of Oncorhynchus gorbuscha isolate QuinsamMale2020 ecotype Even-year linkage group LG09, OgorEven_v1.0, whole genome shotgun sequence genomic DNA contains:
- the LOC124043841 gene encoding cysteine/serine-rich nuclear protein 3-like isoform X1, producing the protein MNVHCGCDTTVPGAAAETERRAMSGILKRKFDEVEASSSPCSSLQESDDEVSCSESGDSSDSVNPSASGPFTPDSILKREKRVRTRRVHFDNVTVYYFSRRQGFTSVPSQGGSTLGMSNRHSGVRQYSLGEFALEQERIHRDMLRDHLKEEKLNSMKLKLTKNGTVESEEANTLMAEDISDDDIDLENTEVDEYFFLQPLTTKKRRALLRTSGVKKIDVEEKHELRAIRVSREDCGCDCRVFCDPETCACSVAGIKCQVDRMSFPCGCTKEGCSNAAGRVEFNPIRVRTHFLHTIMKLELEKSREQQQASPANGYHGESNGYGNPLVQTQYSLSDQTVQQSAIMHLQTADDMDEPLDDEDEDEDDEENEEDDEDEEDSSSLCSGLSDSSTQSLANSDSEEEDGDEEDTSEDFENGVSKPPVANTEVAPLSSVLCYSDAILPHDNHIDDHINGNSYLFSSPTDYYQLETPSAVASANGTASQPSEPYGEVLSFPHTVSTTNGAVPQEPFNMAVDIAEQYTDYPRQAEEQYVNHHFTLTNGTAATTAMGCCTPDLENNMVPSKGTFPEQPGGLSQMEFHNNYLNNKKCFVAEQPKEVSSVNGLSEGPSLAVSTKIPALAENLPRSHQFSGPNSPVCVGFMLSFLNEQG; encoded by the exons GTGCAGCGGCGGAGACGGAGAGGAGGGCCATGAGCGGGATACTTAAGAGGAAGTTTGACGAGGTGGAGGCGTCCTCCTCGCCGTGCTCCTCCTTGCAGGAGTCTGATGACGAGGTCTCCTGCAGCGAGAGCGGAGACAGTAGTGACAGTGTCAACCCTTCAGCCTCGGGCCCCTTCACCc CTGATTCTATACTGAAGAGGGAGAAGCGTGTGAGAACAAGGAGGGTACATTTTGACAATGTGACAGTGTACTACTTCAGCCGGCGCCAGGGCTTCACCAGTGTGCCCAGTCAGGGGGGCAGTACTCTGGGCATGTCCAACAGACACAGCGGTGTCAGGCAGTACTCCCTGGGAGAGTTTGCCCTGGAGCAAGAGAGAATCCACAGAGACATGCTCCGAGACCATCTGAAGGAGGAGAAACTCAACTCCATGAAACTCAAG CTGACTAAGAACGGTACAGTGGAGTCGGAGGAGGCCAACACGCTCATGGCAGAGGACATCTCTGACGATGACATTGATCTGGAAAACACGGAGGTGGACGAGTACTTCTTTCTACAGCCCCTCACCACTAAGAAGCGCCGGGCTCTGCTGCGGACCTCGGGGGTGAAGAAGATTGACGTGGAGGAGAAGCACGAGCTGCGGGCCATCCGGGTGTCCAGGGAGGACTGTGGCTGCGACTGCAGAGTGTTCTGTGACCCAGAGACCTGTGCATGCAGCGTAGCAGGAATCAAGTGCCAG GTGGACCGCATGTCTTTTCCCTGTGGCTGTACCAAGGAGGGCTGTAGCAACGCGGCCGGCCGGGTGGAGTTTAACCCCATCCGCGTGCGGACCCACTTCCTGCACACCATCATGAagctagagctggagaagagCCGCGAGCAGCAGCAGGCCTCCCCTGCCAACGGTTACCATGGCGAAAGCAACGGCTATGGCAACCCGCTGGTCCAGACCCAATACTCTCTGTCAGACCAAACAGTCCAACAGTCTGCCATCATGCACCTCCAGACTGCTGACGACATGGACGAGCCTCTGGATGATGAAGACgaagatgaggatgatgaggagaaTGAGGAAGATGACGAGGATGAAGAGGACAGCAGCAGTTTATGCAGTGGACTGTCTGACTCCAGCACTCAGAGCTTGGCGAACAGTGACTCTGAGGAAGAGGATGGCGATGAGGAGGACACGTCGGAGGACTTTGAGAATGGAGTCAGCAAGCCGCCTGTCGCCAACACGGAGGTTGCCCCCCtgtcctctgtgttgtgttactCTGATGCCATTCTGCCACACGACAACCACATTGACGACCACATAAATGGAAACTCTTATTTATTCAGCTCCCCAACAGATTATTATCAGTTGGAGACTCCCAGTGCTGTTGCCTCAGCCAACGGGACAGCCAGCCAACCCAGTGAACCCTATGGAGAGGTCTTATCATTCCCACACACAGTAAGCACTACTAACGGTGCCGTGCCACAAGAACCATTTAACATGGCCGTGGACATTGCAGAGCAGTACACAGATTACCCCCGCCAGGCTGAGGAACAGTACGTCAATCACCACTTCACCCTGACCAATGGcacagcagcaaccacagccatgGGCTGCTGCACACCTGACCTGGAGAACAACATGGTCCCGTCTAAAGGAACATTCCCTGAGCAGCCTGGGGGCCTCAGCCAGATGGagttccacaacaactacctgaaCAATAAGAAGTGTTTTGTGGCAGAGCAGCCAAAGGAAGTGTCTAGCGTTAATGGTCTGTCTGAAGGGCCTTCTTTAGCAGTCAGCACAAAGATCCCTGCATTAGCAGAGAATCTCCCCAGGTCGCACCAGTTTAGTGGGCCTAACTCACCTGTCTGTGTAGGCTTCATGTTGTCTTTTCTTAATGAACAAGGCTGA
- the LOC124043841 gene encoding cysteine/serine-rich nuclear protein 3-like isoform X2: MSGILKRKFDEVEASSSPCSSLQESDDEVSCSESGDSSDSVNPSASGPFTPDSILKREKRVRTRRVHFDNVTVYYFSRRQGFTSVPSQGGSTLGMSNRHSGVRQYSLGEFALEQERIHRDMLRDHLKEEKLNSMKLKLTKNGTVESEEANTLMAEDISDDDIDLENTEVDEYFFLQPLTTKKRRALLRTSGVKKIDVEEKHELRAIRVSREDCGCDCRVFCDPETCACSVAGIKCQVDRMSFPCGCTKEGCSNAAGRVEFNPIRVRTHFLHTIMKLELEKSREQQQASPANGYHGESNGYGNPLVQTQYSLSDQTVQQSAIMHLQTADDMDEPLDDEDEDEDDEENEEDDEDEEDSSSLCSGLSDSSTQSLANSDSEEEDGDEEDTSEDFENGVSKPPVANTEVAPLSSVLCYSDAILPHDNHIDDHINGNSYLFSSPTDYYQLETPSAVASANGTASQPSEPYGEVLSFPHTVSTTNGAVPQEPFNMAVDIAEQYTDYPRQAEEQYVNHHFTLTNGTAATTAMGCCTPDLENNMVPSKGTFPEQPGGLSQMEFHNNYLNNKKCFVAEQPKEVSSVNGLSEGPSLAVSTKIPALAENLPRSHQFSGPNSPVCVGFMLSFLNEQG; this comes from the exons ATGAGCGGGATACTTAAGAGGAAGTTTGACGAGGTGGAGGCGTCCTCCTCGCCGTGCTCCTCCTTGCAGGAGTCTGATGACGAGGTCTCCTGCAGCGAGAGCGGAGACAGTAGTGACAGTGTCAACCCTTCAGCCTCGGGCCCCTTCACCc CTGATTCTATACTGAAGAGGGAGAAGCGTGTGAGAACAAGGAGGGTACATTTTGACAATGTGACAGTGTACTACTTCAGCCGGCGCCAGGGCTTCACCAGTGTGCCCAGTCAGGGGGGCAGTACTCTGGGCATGTCCAACAGACACAGCGGTGTCAGGCAGTACTCCCTGGGAGAGTTTGCCCTGGAGCAAGAGAGAATCCACAGAGACATGCTCCGAGACCATCTGAAGGAGGAGAAACTCAACTCCATGAAACTCAAG CTGACTAAGAACGGTACAGTGGAGTCGGAGGAGGCCAACACGCTCATGGCAGAGGACATCTCTGACGATGACATTGATCTGGAAAACACGGAGGTGGACGAGTACTTCTTTCTACAGCCCCTCACCACTAAGAAGCGCCGGGCTCTGCTGCGGACCTCGGGGGTGAAGAAGATTGACGTGGAGGAGAAGCACGAGCTGCGGGCCATCCGGGTGTCCAGGGAGGACTGTGGCTGCGACTGCAGAGTGTTCTGTGACCCAGAGACCTGTGCATGCAGCGTAGCAGGAATCAAGTGCCAG GTGGACCGCATGTCTTTTCCCTGTGGCTGTACCAAGGAGGGCTGTAGCAACGCGGCCGGCCGGGTGGAGTTTAACCCCATCCGCGTGCGGACCCACTTCCTGCACACCATCATGAagctagagctggagaagagCCGCGAGCAGCAGCAGGCCTCCCCTGCCAACGGTTACCATGGCGAAAGCAACGGCTATGGCAACCCGCTGGTCCAGACCCAATACTCTCTGTCAGACCAAACAGTCCAACAGTCTGCCATCATGCACCTCCAGACTGCTGACGACATGGACGAGCCTCTGGATGATGAAGACgaagatgaggatgatgaggagaaTGAGGAAGATGACGAGGATGAAGAGGACAGCAGCAGTTTATGCAGTGGACTGTCTGACTCCAGCACTCAGAGCTTGGCGAACAGTGACTCTGAGGAAGAGGATGGCGATGAGGAGGACACGTCGGAGGACTTTGAGAATGGAGTCAGCAAGCCGCCTGTCGCCAACACGGAGGTTGCCCCCCtgtcctctgtgttgtgttactCTGATGCCATTCTGCCACACGACAACCACATTGACGACCACATAAATGGAAACTCTTATTTATTCAGCTCCCCAACAGATTATTATCAGTTGGAGACTCCCAGTGCTGTTGCCTCAGCCAACGGGACAGCCAGCCAACCCAGTGAACCCTATGGAGAGGTCTTATCATTCCCACACACAGTAAGCACTACTAACGGTGCCGTGCCACAAGAACCATTTAACATGGCCGTGGACATTGCAGAGCAGTACACAGATTACCCCCGCCAGGCTGAGGAACAGTACGTCAATCACCACTTCACCCTGACCAATGGcacagcagcaaccacagccatgGGCTGCTGCACACCTGACCTGGAGAACAACATGGTCCCGTCTAAAGGAACATTCCCTGAGCAGCCTGGGGGCCTCAGCCAGATGGagttccacaacaactacctgaaCAATAAGAAGTGTTTTGTGGCAGAGCAGCCAAAGGAAGTGTCTAGCGTTAATGGTCTGTCTGAAGGGCCTTCTTTAGCAGTCAGCACAAAGATCCCTGCATTAGCAGAGAATCTCCCCAGGTCGCACCAGTTTAGTGGGCCTAACTCACCTGTCTGTGTAGGCTTCATGTTGTCTTTTCTTAATGAACAAGGCTGA